A genomic region of Candidatus Binatia bacterium contains the following coding sequences:
- the rpmF gene encoding 50S ribosomal protein L32: MAVPKRKTSHSKRNMRRAHDGLVAPNVIACPDCGESTVMHRACPHCGTYRGRKVITVAGE; encoded by the coding sequence ATGGCCGTTCCGAAACGAAAGACGTCGCACTCGAAACGCAACATGCGCCGCGCGCACGACGGGCTGGTGGCGCCCAACGTCATCGCCTGTCCTGATTGCGGCGAATCGACCGTCATGCACCGGGCTTGTCCGCATTGCGGCACCTATCGTGGCCGCAAGGTCATCACCGTCGCAGGCGAATAG
- the serS gene encoding serine--tRNA ligase, with translation MLDIRLIRERPEFVKSELAKVGFEATAVDTVLQVDVRRRGLIAEVESLRAQRAEVSRTIGKQDPTARAQLVNEMRAVGDRIAALEQDLAAAAAEFERQMLEIPNLPDPSVPVGRDDGDNTVLRAEGEPRQFEFTPRPHWEIGPALDILDFDRGVKISGSRFYVLKGTGARLQRALITWMLDLHIREHGYTEIYPPYLVKKECLYGAGQLPKFADNIYHDAEDDLWMIGTAEIPITNLHRDEILEVSALPLSYVAYTACFRREKMSAGRDVRGIKRGHQFDKVEMYKLVEPSQSAAALEQIVGHAEDVARQLRIPYRVISICTGDLGFVAVKKYDIELWAPGCNEWLEVSSCSNCTDFQARRANIRYRPSPRANAQRAKPEFVHTLNGSGLALPRVLIAVLENYQQADGSVVIPEILRPYMGGIDHLTPRS, from the coding sequence ATGCTCGACATCCGTCTCATCCGTGAGCGTCCCGAGTTCGTAAAATCGGAGCTGGCCAAGGTCGGCTTCGAGGCCACTGCCGTCGATACCGTCCTGCAGGTCGATGTGCGGCGACGTGGGCTCATTGCGGAAGTCGAATCGCTCCGTGCCCAGCGCGCCGAGGTGTCCCGCACCATCGGTAAACAAGACCCGACGGCACGGGCGCAGCTCGTCAACGAGATGCGCGCCGTGGGAGACCGCATTGCGGCGCTGGAACAGGACCTCGCCGCCGCCGCGGCCGAGTTTGAGCGCCAGATGCTCGAGATCCCCAACCTTCCCGATCCCAGCGTGCCGGTTGGCCGGGATGACGGGGACAACACGGTGTTGCGCGCCGAGGGCGAGCCGCGCCAGTTCGAGTTCACCCCGCGCCCGCACTGGGAGATCGGTCCCGCCCTCGACATCCTCGACTTCGATCGGGGCGTCAAGATCTCCGGATCGCGGTTCTATGTTCTGAAGGGCACGGGGGCCCGGCTGCAGCGCGCCTTGATCACCTGGATGCTCGACCTTCACATCCGCGAACACGGATACACCGAGATCTACCCGCCGTATCTGGTCAAGAAGGAATGCCTCTACGGCGCCGGGCAGTTACCGAAGTTCGCCGACAACATCTACCACGACGCCGAAGACGACTTGTGGATGATCGGTACGGCGGAGATCCCGATCACCAATCTGCATCGCGACGAGATCCTCGAGGTCAGTGCCCTGCCCCTTTCGTACGTTGCCTACACCGCCTGCTTCCGGCGCGAGAAGATGTCGGCGGGCCGCGATGTCCGTGGCATCAAGCGCGGGCACCAGTTCGACAAGGTGGAAATGTACAAGCTCGTGGAGCCCAGCCAATCGGCTGCGGCCCTGGAGCAGATCGTCGGCCATGCCGAAGACGTGGCGCGCCAACTGCGCATCCCGTACCGGGTGATTTCCATCTGCACCGGTGATTTGGGATTCGTCGCGGTCAAGAAATACGACATCGAGCTGTGGGCCCCCGGCTGCAACGAATGGCTGGAAGTCAGCTCGTGCAGCAACTGCACCGACTTCCAAGCCCGCCGCGCCAACATCCGCTACCGGCCGTCGCCGCGGGCGAACGCCCAGCGGGCGAAACCGGAGTTTGTGCACACGCTCAACGGTTCGGGCCTGGCCCTGCCCCGTGTGCTGATCGCGGTGCTGGAGAACTACCAGCAAGCCGATGGCAGCGTCGTCATCCCCGAGATCCTCCGCCCGTACATGGGCGGTATCGACCATCTCACGCCACGCAGCTAG
- the fabD gene encoding ACP S-malonyltransferase: MGVAVAFLFPGQGSQAVGMGRDLCARFPVARQVFAEADDVLGYAISRLCFEGPLDELTLTANTQPALLTASRALARVLATEFRLSPSWAAGHSLGEFSALVAAGALTFADALRVVRERGRAMQTAVAPGVGSMAAVLGLDLATLTAICQEAADGQVVSPANVNGGGQIVIAGHREAVERAAALAQQNGAKRIVPMAVSAPFHCALMAPAAERLRQVLSPVSVSPLHCPVISNVDARACTDAGRVKDLLVRQVVSPVRWQECVEELAHLGCRTAIEVGPGRVLRSLVRRIAPDIRCVAGEDLESVRTLLEAA, from the coding sequence ATGGGTGTCGCAGTTGCCTTTCTGTTTCCCGGCCAAGGATCGCAAGCGGTCGGAATGGGCAGGGACCTGTGCGCTCGCTTCCCGGTTGCGCGTCAGGTGTTTGCCGAAGCGGACGATGTGCTGGGGTACGCCATCTCGCGCCTGTGCTTCGAAGGTCCGCTGGATGAGCTGACGCTCACCGCCAACACCCAGCCCGCACTGCTGACTGCGAGCCGGGCGCTGGCGCGCGTGCTCGCCACGGAATTCCGGCTGTCACCCAGCTGGGCAGCCGGCCATAGCCTCGGAGAGTTCAGCGCGCTGGTCGCCGCCGGTGCGTTGACCTTTGCCGATGCCTTGCGCGTGGTGCGGGAACGCGGCCGCGCCATGCAAACTGCCGTGGCTCCGGGGGTTGGGAGCATGGCCGCGGTGTTGGGATTGGACCTCGCCACCCTCACGGCGATCTGCCAAGAGGCCGCCGACGGTCAGGTGGTGAGCCCCGCCAACGTCAACGGCGGCGGCCAGATCGTGATTGCGGGGCACCGCGAGGCAGTCGAGCGTGCCGCCGCTTTGGCGCAGCAGAACGGCGCCAAGCGCATCGTTCCGATGGCCGTCAGCGCGCCGTTCCACTGCGCCCTGATGGCTCCGGCGGCCGAACGCCTGCGCCAGGTGCTGTCTCCGGTCTCGGTCTCCCCACTGCACTGCCCGGTCATCAGCAATGTCGACGCGCGCGCCTGCACCGACGCCGGCCGAGTGAAGGACCTGCTTGTGCGCCAAGTGGTCAGCCCGGTGCGTTGGCAGGAGTGCGTCGAGGAGCTTGCCCATCTGGGCTGCCGGACGGCTATCGAAGTCGGGCCGGGACGTGTGCTCCGCAGTCTGGTGCGGCGGATTGCTCCGGATATCCGCTGCGTTGCCGGCGAGGACCTCGAATCCGTACGAACCCTGCTCGAGGCCGCATGA
- the fabG gene encoding 3-oxoacyl-[acyl-carrier-protein] reductase, translating to MNAVLQGQVALVTGASRGIGRMVARHLAGAGAHVAVNFLRNATAAEETARLIEEAGGRATLAPFDVADPDVVSAAISSLVDRLGRCDILVNNAGMTVDTLLLRLKPADWDQVMAVNLKGTFNCTKAAVRPMVRARYGRIVNMGSIIGSMGNAGQAAYAAAKAGIVGFTKSMARELAGRNITVNAVAPGFIETEMTANLPEAVRTEYVRLIPAGRLGTAEEIADAVLFLARPESAYITGQVIGVNGGLYM from the coding sequence ATGAACGCCGTCTTACAAGGGCAGGTCGCGCTGGTCACCGGCGCGTCGCGCGGCATCGGTCGCATGGTGGCCCGCCACCTCGCCGGCGCTGGGGCGCACGTGGCGGTAAACTTCCTGCGCAATGCCACGGCGGCGGAGGAGACGGCGCGCTTGATCGAAGAAGCGGGTGGGCGGGCAACGCTGGCGCCGTTCGACGTCGCCGACCCCGATGTTGTCAGCGCCGCGATTTCCAGCCTGGTAGACCGGCTTGGCCGGTGCGATATTCTGGTCAACAATGCCGGCATGACTGTCGACACCCTGCTGCTCCGGCTGAAGCCGGCCGACTGGGATCAGGTCATGGCGGTCAATCTCAAGGGGACTTTCAATTGCACCAAGGCGGCCGTGCGGCCGATGGTGCGCGCCCGCTACGGCCGCATCGTGAACATGGGCTCCATTATCGGCAGCATGGGAAATGCCGGCCAGGCAGCTTACGCCGCCGCCAAGGCCGGGATAGTCGGCTTCACCAAATCCATGGCGCGGGAGCTGGCCGGGCGGAACATTACCGTCAACGCCGTCGCGCCGGGCTTTATCGAAACCGAGATGACGGCGAACTTGCCTGAAGCGGTGCGAACAGAGTATGTGAGACTGATTCCGGCGGGGCGCCTGGGAACGGCGGAGGAGATAGCGGATGCAGTGCTCTTTCTCGCACGCCCCGAATCTGCCTATATCACCGGACAGGTCATTGGTGTGAACGGTGGCCTCTACATGTAA
- a CDS encoding MBL fold metallo-hydrolase, whose protein sequence is MVASRSPERAKVTEIVRDTFRISTFHPAFGIQFNQFLIKDAEPFLMHTGFKNMFPATLEGVASIIDPATIRWIGFSHFESDECGALNEWLAIAPRAQPVCSFVGAMVNVNDFASRAPRPLADDEVLPTGRHRLRFLSTPHVPHCWDAGLFFDEVEQTLLCSDLFFQPGDPEPVTESEIVGRARAAIFAGLAGPLAKDMPYTPYTDSTLRRLAALQPRTLAVMHGSSFRGDAGAAMLDLAAVIRELLSKSEGAS, encoded by the coding sequence ATGGTAGCCAGCCGGTCGCCCGAGCGTGCTAAAGTAACTGAAATCGTCCGAGACACCTTTCGCATCTCGACGTTCCATCCCGCGTTCGGAATCCAGTTCAATCAATTCCTCATCAAGGATGCCGAGCCGTTCCTGATGCATACCGGCTTCAAGAACATGTTTCCGGCAACCCTCGAGGGAGTGGCCTCGATCATCGATCCCGCGACGATTCGGTGGATAGGATTCAGCCATTTTGAATCCGACGAGTGCGGTGCCTTGAACGAGTGGCTCGCGATCGCACCACGCGCGCAGCCAGTGTGCAGCTTTGTGGGCGCGATGGTCAATGTGAACGACTTCGCCAGCCGCGCCCCACGCCCACTGGCCGATGACGAAGTCCTGCCAACCGGCCGGCACCGCCTTCGTTTTCTTTCCACGCCGCATGTCCCCCACTGCTGGGACGCAGGTCTGTTCTTTGACGAGGTCGAGCAGACGCTGCTCTGCTCGGATCTGTTCTTCCAGCCGGGCGATCCCGAGCCGGTGACCGAGTCCGAAATCGTCGGACGTGCCCGCGCGGCAATCTTTGCCGGCCTGGCGGGACCGCTGGCGAAGGACATGCCGTACACCCCGTACACCGACAGCACTCTCCGGCGGCTCGCCGCCTTGCAGCCACGAACTCTCGCCGTGATGCACGGCTCGAGTTTCCGCGGCGACGCCGGGGCGGCAATGCTGGACCTGGCAGCAGTGATCAGGGAGCTGTTGAGCAAATCCGAAGGCGCCTCCTGA
- a CDS encoding PAS domain S-box protein — protein MAGPDSTITPPPIRTPLRLLLVEDSDADAELVVEELRRGGYEPTWERVDTATALTAALARQQWEVITCDWVMPRFSASAALQLIQEQGVDVPIIIVSGEVGEEVAVTAMKAGACDYVGKHKLTRLCPAIERELKDAEGRRARKEAEQRLRESEAELRRLMTSISDYLWSADVNARGQCRYRYFSPVVEKITGHPPEFYLDGPERWLGTTHPEDRPRLAHATNRLLTGQSDHEEEEYRILRPDETTRWVRDSVTVTRLEEGRFRLDGVVSDITERKRAEEALRESEERFRRVTENAYDLIAGLDGHGQLLYVSPSYRDVLGYDPSELWGTLCLDLVHPDDRSVVLAMQAASAANAVFRLRHKSQEWRWFEATSKDFSTASGERHQVIISRDITERRRIEEALRASEQKYRDLVETAHDVIWCVDAAGRFTFVNRAVREQLGYEPEEIVGRPFADFISARQRERAVDLFTHAKAGYSRLGYEVELLRKDGVSVVVDVNAVVLRDECGNAVGASGTFVDVTDRKRAEAVLRHSEQHFRSLIENSLDLFSILDGDGTIRYASLSQERASGWKPEEFVGKNASEFVHPDDLPKMKQLLIEAVRNRRHPVSAEYRWRHKDGSWRIVESAGINLLDDPAVAGILMQTRDITERKRAEQTLC, from the coding sequence ATGGCCGGCCCTGACAGTACAATCACCCCTCCCCCCATACGCACCCCGCTGCGGCTCCTCCTGGTGGAAGATTCCGATGCCGATGCCGAGCTAGTGGTCGAGGAGTTGCGGCGCGGCGGCTATGAGCCCACATGGGAGCGCGTCGATACCGCAACGGCGTTGACGGCGGCCCTGGCGCGGCAGCAATGGGAGGTCATCACCTGTGACTGGGTCATGCCCCGGTTCAGCGCCTCCGCCGCGCTGCAACTGATTCAGGAACAAGGTGTAGATGTCCCCATCATCATCGTTTCTGGCGAGGTGGGCGAGGAGGTCGCTGTCACCGCCATGAAGGCCGGTGCGTGCGACTACGTCGGCAAACACAAGCTGACGCGGCTCTGCCCCGCCATTGAACGGGAGCTGAAGGACGCGGAGGGGCGGCGGGCGCGTAAGGAAGCCGAGCAACGTCTGCGGGAGAGCGAGGCGGAACTTCGCCGGCTCATGACCTCGATCTCCGATTATCTGTGGAGCGCTGACGTCAACGCGAGGGGGCAGTGCCGCTATCGCTACTTCTCCCCGGTGGTGGAGAAGATCACCGGGCATCCGCCCGAGTTCTACCTCGACGGTCCGGAGCGATGGCTGGGAACGACTCACCCTGAGGACCGCCCTCGATTGGCGCACGCCACCAACAGGCTTCTGACCGGCCAGTCCGATCACGAGGAGGAAGAGTATCGCATCCTTCGGCCGGATGAGACAACGCGGTGGGTCCGGGACAGCGTGACGGTGACGCGGTTGGAGGAGGGGCGTTTCCGCCTGGATGGCGTGGTGAGTGACATTACGGAACGCAAGCGCGCCGAAGAGGCGTTGCGCGAGAGCGAAGAACGATTCCGTCGAGTGACCGAGAATGCCTACGATCTGATTGCCGGGTTGGATGGGCACGGGCAGCTCTTGTATGTCAGCCCCAGCTACAGGGATGTCTTGGGATACGATCCGAGCGAGCTGTGGGGCACCCTTTGCCTTGATCTCGTCCACCCGGATGACCGCAGCGTTGTCCTGGCAATGCAGGCGGCCTCGGCTGCGAACGCGGTCTTTCGCTTGCGGCACAAGAGTCAAGAGTGGCGGTGGTTCGAAGCGACCAGCAAGGACTTTTCGACAGCGAGCGGCGAGCGACACCAAGTCATCATCTCGAGAGACATCACGGAACGCCGACGCATCGAAGAGGCGCTGCGTGCCAGCGAGCAGAAGTATCGCGATTTGGTCGAAACGGCCCATGATGTCATCTGGTGCGTCGATGCCGCGGGACGCTTCACCTTCGTCAACCGCGCGGTCAGGGAGCAACTCGGCTATGAGCCGGAGGAGATAGTGGGACGCCCGTTCGCGGACTTCATCAGCGCCCGCCAGCGCGAGCGGGCCGTGGATCTCTTCACGCACGCTAAAGCAGGCTACAGCCGTTTGGGCTACGAGGTCGAGCTGCTGCGCAAGGACGGGGTGTCGGTCGTCGTCGACGTGAACGCCGTCGTTTTGCGCGACGAGTGCGGGAATGCCGTTGGCGCCAGCGGCACGTTTGTCGACGTCACCGACCGCAAGCGGGCAGAAGCGGTGCTGCGCCACAGTGAACAGCATTTTCGCTCGCTGATCGAAAACTCATTGGACCTGTTCTCGATTCTCGATGGCGATGGCACGATCCGCTACGCCAGCCTCTCCCAAGAACGGGCATCGGGATGGAAGCCGGAAGAATTCGTGGGCAAGAATGCTTCTGAGTTCGTTCATCCAGATGATTTGCCGAAGATGAAGCAGCTCTTGATCGAGGCCGTGCGCAATCGGAGGCACCCCGTGAGCGCGGAGTATCGCTGGCGGCATAAGGACGGTTCGTGGCGCATCGTTGAAAGCGCTGGTATCAACCTCTTGGACGATCCGGCGGTCGCGGGAATCCTGATGCAGACCCGCGACATCACCGAGCGCAAGCGGGCGGAACAGACGCTGTGTTAA
- the lpxD gene encoding UDP-3-O-(3-hydroxymyristoyl)glucosamine N-acyltransferase, protein MKLAEIAERIGCELRGDGSIDIHALAPIEEAEPGTLTFVANPRYRPYLQTTRASAVIVAADEGDVRLPSLRAADPYRAFAEALELFYTPPPLPVGIHPTAVIPSSARIGRNASIGPYCVLGDDVVVGDEVRLDAHVVVYPQARIGDAFRAYAHVVVRERVVLGNRVTLHSGCVIGSDGFGYVLGADGTARKIVQAGTVVIEDDVEIGANTTVDRAAVGATVIRRGAKLDNLVMIAHGCSIGEGSALAAQVGLSGSTRVGRFVRIGGQAGAAGHLTIGDGAQIAAQSGVPNDVPAGATVGGYPAVDIHLWRRMSAAWARLPELFRRVRQIEKALAVSQPSPPAAPRRHASKRKSP, encoded by the coding sequence ATGAAACTGGCAGAGATCGCCGAACGCATCGGCTGCGAGCTGCGGGGTGATGGCAGTATCGACATTCACGCCCTCGCCCCCATCGAGGAGGCAGAGCCCGGCACACTCACGTTCGTGGCCAACCCACGCTATCGCCCCTACCTGCAGACCACACGCGCATCTGCCGTCATCGTGGCGGCCGACGAGGGCGACGTACGGCTACCGTCGCTACGCGCCGCGGACCCGTATCGCGCCTTTGCCGAAGCGCTGGAGCTCTTCTACACCCCCCCGCCGCTGCCGGTGGGTATCCACCCAACGGCCGTGATCCCGTCGAGCGCGCGTATCGGCCGCAATGCGAGCATCGGGCCATACTGCGTCCTAGGCGACGACGTCGTAGTGGGTGACGAGGTGAGGCTGGATGCGCACGTCGTGGTCTACCCGCAGGCGCGCATCGGTGACGCCTTCCGTGCCTATGCGCACGTCGTCGTGCGTGAGCGGGTGGTGCTTGGCAACCGCGTCACGCTGCACAGCGGCTGCGTCATCGGCAGCGACGGCTTTGGCTACGTTCTGGGCGCCGACGGAACCGCGCGCAAGATTGTCCAGGCTGGCACGGTGGTGATCGAGGATGACGTGGAAATCGGCGCCAACACGACGGTGGACCGTGCCGCTGTCGGCGCCACCGTCATCCGACGGGGCGCAAAGCTGGACAACCTCGTCATGATCGCGCACGGCTGCTCCATCGGTGAAGGCAGCGCCCTGGCGGCGCAGGTCGGGCTCTCGGGCAGCACGCGTGTCGGCCGCTTCGTCCGCATCGGAGGACAGGCCGGTGCCGCCGGGCATCTCACCATCGGAGATGGGGCCCAGATCGCGGCCCAAAGCGGTGTGCCCAACGATGTCCCCGCCGGCGCCACGGTCGGCGGGTATCCGGCCGTGGACATCCACCTGTGGCGCCGCATGTCGGCGGCATGGGCCCGCTTACCGGAGCTGTTTCGACGCGTGCGGCAGATCGAAAAGGCGCTCGCCGTGAGTCAGCCGAGCCCACCGGCCGCGCCGCGCCGACATGCCTCGAAGCGAAAGTCGCCTTGA
- a CDS encoding YraN family protein, with protein MAHERQLLGTDGERAAEKYLRRQRYTILLRNYRCRAGEVDLIALDRRTVVFVEVKTRTQLGFGSPLEAVDPRKQRQIRRAAQYYLSENHLHNRDARFDVVGVWWKEGELRCELVKNAFEMD; from the coding sequence ATGGCGCACGAGCGGCAACTGCTCGGGACGGATGGCGAACGCGCGGCGGAGAAGTACCTGCGGCGCCAGCGCTACACCATCCTGCTGCGCAACTACCGCTGCCGTGCCGGTGAAGTCGATCTCATCGCCCTCGATCGCCGGACCGTCGTCTTCGTGGAAGTGAAGACGCGCACCCAGCTCGGATTCGGCAGCCCGCTGGAAGCCGTCGATCCACGCAAGCAGCGCCAGATCCGGCGTGCCGCGCAGTACTACCTGAGCGAGAACCACCTCCACAATCGCGATGCCCGCTTCGACGTAGTCGGCGTCTGGTGGAAAGAGGGTGAGCTGCGCTGCGAACTCGTGAAGAACGCGTTCGAGATGGACTGA
- a CDS encoding peptidoglycan-binding domain-containing protein codes for MRTTLLVLASVLLLVGCNGRTAETRAREAAEKIKESIPDVEAKALAQKLTPEEVKQAQEALKKVSEYLGEADGKLDSVTVNSIEAFQRAHGLRADGILDEKTRRTLQNAAPVG; via the coding sequence ATGAGAACAACACTCCTAGTGCTAGCGTCTGTCCTGCTGCTGGTTGGATGTAACGGCCGGACGGCCGAGACCCGCGCGCGTGAAGCGGCGGAGAAGATCAAGGAATCCATTCCCGACGTCGAGGCCAAGGCCCTGGCGCAGAAGCTCACGCCCGAGGAAGTGAAGCAAGCCCAGGAGGCGCTCAAGAAGGTCAGCGAGTACCTGGGTGAAGCGGACGGTAAGCTCGATAGCGTGACGGTGAACTCGATCGAGGCCTTTCAGCGCGCCCACGGACTCCGGGCCGACGGCATCCTGGATGAGAAGACGCGTCGCACCTTGCAGAACGCCGCGCCGGTGGGCTGA
- the hisG gene encoding ATP phosphoribosyltransferase, whose amino-acid sequence MNVLKLGVPKGSLQDTTVELFRKAGWKISISDRSYFPTIDDAAIRCSLVRAQEMARYVEDGSLDAGLTGRDWILENDSRVEVVCNLVYSKASFRPTRWVLVVPEDSPVQRPEDLRGKRIATELVNYTKRFFASKQVPVDVEFSWGATEAKAAGGLVDAIVEVTETGSTIRANRLRIVCDLFESTPQLIANSVAWQDAWKREKIEQISILLQGALAAESKVGIKMNVPREHLQAVIAMIPSLTAPTVSPLFQTGQLHGVEWYAVESVISELEVRELVPRLIRQGAVGIIEYPLNKIV is encoded by the coding sequence ATGAACGTTCTCAAGCTCGGCGTGCCGAAAGGCAGCTTGCAAGACACCACCGTGGAGTTGTTCCGCAAGGCGGGATGGAAGATCAGCATCTCGGATCGCAGCTACTTCCCGACGATCGACGATGCCGCCATCCGCTGCTCGCTGGTGCGGGCGCAGGAAATGGCGCGTTACGTCGAGGATGGCAGCCTCGATGCCGGCTTGACCGGTCGCGACTGGATCCTCGAGAACGATTCCCGGGTCGAAGTCGTCTGCAACCTGGTCTACTCCAAGGCCAGCTTCCGCCCGACGCGCTGGGTGTTGGTGGTGCCGGAGGATTCACCGGTACAGAGGCCCGAAGACCTGCGGGGCAAGCGCATCGCCACGGAGCTGGTGAACTACACCAAGCGCTTCTTTGCCTCGAAGCAGGTGCCGGTCGATGTGGAGTTCTCCTGGGGCGCGACCGAAGCCAAAGCGGCGGGTGGCCTGGTGGATGCCATTGTCGAAGTGACGGAAACCGGGAGCACCATCCGCGCCAACCGGCTGCGCATCGTGTGCGACCTGTTCGAATCGACCCCGCAGCTCATCGCCAATTCAGTGGCCTGGCAAGACGCGTGGAAGCGGGAGAAGATCGAACAGATCAGCATCTTGTTGCAGGGGGCGTTGGCGGCGGAGAGCAAGGTCGGCATCAAGATGAACGTGCCGCGGGAGCATCTCCAGGCGGTCATAGCCATGATCCCGAGCTTGACGGCGCCCACGGTGTCACCACTCTTCCAAACCGGACAACTGCACGGGGTCGAGTGGTATGCGGTCGAGAGCGTCATTTCCGAGCTTGAGGTGCGGGAATTGGTCCCGCGCCTGATCCGACAGGGGGCCGTGGGCATCATCGAGTACCCCCTCAACAAGATTGTGTGA
- the acpP gene encoding acyl carrier protein encodes MPSAVETKVKEIICEQLGVSEDEVTPDASFIEDLGADSLDIVELVMALEEEYDMEISDEEAEKIRTVQDVVNYIESHKQ; translated from the coding sequence ATGCCATCAGCAGTGGAAACGAAAGTGAAGGAGATCATTTGCGAGCAGCTCGGCGTCAGCGAGGACGAGGTGACGCCGGACGCATCCTTCATCGAGGATCTTGGCGCCGACTCGCTCGACATCGTCGAGTTGGTCATGGCGCTCGAGGAAGAGTACGACATGGAAATTTCGGACGAAGAGGCCGAGAAGATCCGCACCGTCCAAGACGTGGTCAATTACATCGAAAGCCACAAGCAATAG
- a CDS encoding DUF177 domain-containing protein: MKLNVHQIEEVAKELAYDEPTASLNEVIVHGAVRDYTFAAPAAVRVEYYRAGQELFFHGRITGNVVGQCARCVEAYTFVLEKEFSLVLLPRPDLPAERELNEEDLDLSFYKGDEVDLSPLIREQLLLALPTRPLCQDTCKGLCPQCGANLNLQTCQCTPSVEDPRLAILRNLKVNH; encoded by the coding sequence GTGAAACTCAACGTCCACCAAATCGAAGAGGTCGCGAAGGAACTGGCGTACGACGAACCGACGGCCTCGCTGAACGAGGTCATCGTCCACGGAGCGGTGCGGGATTATACCTTTGCCGCCCCCGCTGCCGTGCGGGTGGAGTACTATCGCGCCGGCCAGGAACTGTTCTTCCACGGCCGCATCACCGGTAACGTCGTCGGGCAGTGCGCTCGCTGCGTGGAAGCGTACACCTTCGTGCTGGAAAAGGAGTTTTCTCTCGTGCTGCTTCCACGGCCCGACCTTCCGGCTGAGCGGGAGTTGAACGAGGAGGATCTCGATCTCAGCTTTTACAAAGGTGATGAAGTCGATCTTTCACCGCTGATTCGGGAGCAGCTGCTGCTGGCCCTGCCGACGCGCCCGCTCTGCCAGGACACGTGCAAGGGTCTGTGCCCGCAGTGCGGGGCCAACCTCAACCTGCAGACCTGCCAGTGCACGCCCTCGGTTGAAGATCCCCGGCTGGCGATTCTCCGCAATCTGAAAGTCAATCACTAG
- the hisI gene encoding phosphoribosyl-AMP cyclohydrolase, with protein MQEPNFDKRGGLVTVVTQDAESGEVLMVAYMNREAWEKTLVTGQACYFSTSRQQLWLKGESSGNLQDVKEIRVDCDADAVLLKVRQRGGAACHEGYKSCFFRQADQQGWRVVAERVVDPDKLYGKK; from the coding sequence ATGCAGGAACCAAATTTCGATAAGCGTGGCGGTTTGGTAACGGTCGTGACCCAAGACGCGGAGAGCGGCGAAGTCTTGATGGTAGCGTACATGAACCGCGAGGCGTGGGAGAAGACGCTGGTAACCGGGCAGGCTTGTTACTTCAGCACCTCGCGCCAGCAGCTGTGGCTCAAAGGTGAAAGCTCCGGCAACCTGCAGGACGTCAAAGAGATCCGCGTCGATTGTGATGCCGACGCCGTGCTGCTGAAAGTGCGCCAGCGGGGCGGGGCGGCCTGTCACGAGGGCTACAAGAGTTGTTTCTTCCGCCAGGCCGACCAGCAGGGCTGGCGCGTTGTGGCCGAGCGCGTGGTTGATCCGGATAAGCTGTATGGCAAGAAGTAG